A segment of the Numida meleagris isolate 19003 breed g44 Domestic line chromosome 21, NumMel1.0, whole genome shotgun sequence genome:
GCACTGAAGATTTAAATGCTGTCATTTCACCTTTTGAAATTCTGGATGTTGATCAACTCCAGCAAAGGGAACAAAAGGCCTTCCTGCTTTTCTGGCCTTTTCTGACCCCGTTCTTTGGGCTGACAGACTTCAGGGAGATTACAACACAGTTACAGCTAATCCTCAAGCTCAAGGCTGCCTTTGTCAGTAAACTCCAGGGCAAATGGGGCTCTTGATACAGGATGGTCTGCATGATCAGCAGCTGAGGACTAGAAGAGCTCTGAGGAATTCTGTAAGCTTGTGGTGCTTTCATGTTGCTCGGAATGGTAATAGAGTACAAGTTTGGCAGGGCTTTCCCAGAACAGTTTCTTGCTGCAGGATGAGAACAGAAGTCATCTTGATTTTGCCTCACCTTCTGTGCTTTGTATGCTATTCACATTACTTCCTCTAAGGCTAGCACACTGCCTTTGATTTCTACAGCAGAGCTTTCGGCTTTGTGTGCAGGGAGATTTGGACCAATAGCACCAAGTGCAAAGTGCCAAGGCAGAGGGCATATTCTGGAAAGCTTTAGTGTGTAGTTGGTAGGATGCCTTATTTAAGAGTTGTGGTGACCAGTTTCACTAAAATGAGGTAACTGTGATGATGGACTCAGGATGAAGCATCTTTCTGCTATGTGTGCTCTGAAGATCCTCCTTCCAGAGAGTGTGGGGTTCTATTGCAGTTTGTGCTTGTAGTTTTGAGGGTGGAAACTGTCCAGTTACTTTGTGCTGAAACAAATGCTGGAGTAAGGGAGATAAGCAGTTCCTTCATGCTGATTACACAGGGCAAAAGCTCCTCTTACCCTGCTGACCCTCATATGCCTCTCCTAGTCCCCTGCTATTACAGCCTGGTACCTGTCAGGTGTGTGGACGGACTGGCTCGTTTTCCTTCAGGACAGGGCCTTCATTGCACCATGCTCTGTGGGAAACAGGCTGGTGCTCCTCTGGTGCTCCCCTTTCACTGCCAGGCAGGGTGTGATGCAGTGCATTTTGCAGTGCGAGTGGCTTTGCATGTGTGGTTTATTGTGTTCCTAATGAATCCATTTAGGTAAAGTGGATTCTTCTTTAAGTATAGACGTTAAGAGGAAGTTGTGTTTAATCCTTAGGAATCAGTAGCACACACCTCTGCCTGGCCCTGAAGAAAGGGCTTTGGATTGTACCCTGCTCATGCCTATAGCTCAGGGAGCCTCTCAGAGGTGATTGAAGCTCCCAGTCAAAGTCATTCTTaatctgctgctgcaaaaacGTGCTCTGGAAGAGCGGCTTGGAGAACGTCTGTCAGACTTTCTCCTTAGCCCTATTTAGTTTGTCTGAACAATTGTCCAGGCGGCTAGTACTTGCCCTACTACTGCATCTCACGTGGCTGCAGCAACGTGAGGATCAGGAGCCCATTCTCTCGTCTAGAAGCCAAATCTTCACCAGAGCTGATTTTTCCTAGACTGCCTTTAGCACAGCTCCTCTCTGGAGTCTGACAGCCAGCAAAATTATTGCAAGCTGTGCAGGATTTTTCAAAATGACTATTAGGGTGGAATCAGGCTAATAGTGAGATTCTGTTTAAGCCtatctgaaaatgcttttttgtcCTTCCATGACTGAATACCCGGATACTTCTGGGACTGGATAATGTTTCACTGCTAACTAACGCAGTGCTTCTGTGGCCTCATCTGTGTTGGAGGAAGGGGAAACATCTGCAACTTTGTCAAGGAAGAGATGCTTTTGGCTTGTACTTTCAAATGGAGGGGAAGACTCATTCATTCACCTTAGTCTGTGCCTGTGATGAGAATACAGTGGGAGCAGCTTCTCTAGGGGCTGCTGTAGAGATTGGACTGAAATATATCCCATGTTCTCTGTTACTTCCAAGGTGTTGATAACTTGGGTTTACTGTGTGATTAGCTCTAAATGCAAAGTGGATGGATGGTGAAAGAGGTCACAGGGAGGGCACTGGTTGTGAGCTGTGATTTCTCAGTTTAAGCCGGATCTGCTCTCCTGCAGGAGAAACGTGGAGTAAGTACTTAAATTAGTAGGATCCCTCTTCCATGTCTCTGACTCCCCCAAGTCACTGAAGGCGAATATATGCTGTCAGTGTGAGAGGATGTGATGAAAGAATGGTTCTTGGAAAGCAACTAGTGAGAACTAACAAATTGCCTGCACTATATGTGACTACGCATGCAAACCTCTGCAGTTCCCTAGTATGCAATCCATCACAACAGTGCATGGAGGCCCAGTCATATGAAAATCTGTCTCTGGCATTTTAATGTGggctttctttttcactgcCCTGGCTCACCCTGGCTGCTGTACTGGTGGGTGACAGTCTTCCATGAGAACTGAGAAATATCTGTATTAGAGATGATATGGGGAACCAGTTGAAAATTCTGCTGGAAAGGTTTTGAGTAGTTGAAGGTCCAGAAGCAGACAAGTTATGAAACCCTGAGGAAGAGCCCTTagttctggcaaaaaaaaaaaaagtcagtttgcTGTCGTGACTCTGGGAGATGCTGGGCAGGTGCAGCCACAGTTACCTGTTCTGTTGCAGGGGTGAATACGATGTGGTTTGTCCTCCAGCTGACCTCTGTGGAAAGATGTGATGCTGCCTGTGTCCAAAACTGGCTTCAGAAACAAGGAGTCCTGCTTCCAGCAGAGGCCCGAGCATGGTTGCCAGTCAGGGATGCAGTTCCAGGTTTCTGGCTCAGCGTGCCAGGTGCATGTTGGCAGCAGGAGGATTGGCCTAGGCACAGGCTCAGTAGGCACAGGCTCAGTAGGCCCAGCAGATGGATCTGTCATGATGGTGACTGGGTTGAGGAGCTGGTGCTGAGAGGTAATGGGCAAGAACAAACACCACCCCTTCTTGCAGGCCCTGCCATACAAGTGTGTCTGGCTCCTGGTTACCCACAAAGGGCTCTGTCGTGCTCCTCCCCATGCAGGAGTGTCTGACCAGCAGTGACCTGAGTGCCACACATCCACATACTCTCCTAGGGGAGAGTATAGCTTCGGCTCTCTGGcttttctctgatgtttttgCTGACTGAGGCCAGGGCTGAACTATAGACTTCTCCCAGCCATGCACAGAATTCAAGTTTGCTTGTAGCGATCCAGAGTGAGAAGCATCTTGCATTGTGTTGAAAAGATTCAGAGGCAGTGGCAGTGGAAAGCTGTGTATAAATATTGATGGGTTGTGTCGTGAGCTGATCAAGAtctgtgctgtcagcaggaaAAATCAGGTCTGCTTAACCTAAATGGCTAGACAGCTCTGGACAGATTAGCAGGTAGTACAGGGCAGGGGTGATCTGACTTAGGTGACAGTCTCTTCTATCAAGGAGTCACATGTGAGCTGAACAGTGAAGGTGATTTTGAATGTGAATGTCAGGGACATCACAGTGCACTCTTTTTCAGTACAGAGGGACAGGGTTAACAAGCTTCCaagttgggtttgttttgttgcagAGTGAGTCTAGAGTCTAGGATTTTCTGTGCTCTTAGATACCCTGGAAATAGTTGTTTCAGAGCAAGCACTTGAAAAGGGATGTATGAAAACAGTTCAAACCTCCCAACGCTAAACGCAGCGTGAGAGGAGCACGCTTTTCTTCCTGTAGCTTCTCGCGGGCAGCGGGAGCGGCCGCGCGGTGTGAGGCGGGGGGACGGCTCGGTTGCAGGACGCCCAGAGTGCGGGGCTGCTGCGGACAGGGGGAGCTGGCGGCGGCGCCGCTGTGCGGGGCGGTGGGGAGGGCAGCCCAGGCCCTTATTGGCCGCTCAGGAGCGCGTTCCTGGCGCCTATTGGCTGCCGCGGCAGCCGTGGAGTGTCCCGTCCGCGGGCGCTTCCACGGCTCCATTGAACCCGCGGCGCCGCCGGTGGAGGAAGCAGACGGGACGGGATGAGCTGCGGCGAGTGAGCACGGGTGGGGCGGGTGGAGGGAAGGGTGCgggctggggccggggctgcagccccagctgcccgGCAGCCGGGGCTCACTGCCTGACccctctctcctccaggctTTTCCAGGTCTATAGCACGCGAGCTGTCACTCCCCCAGCCATGCCTGTGGACCTGGCCATGCGGCTCTGCCTGGGCCACTCACCCCCGATTCGCAAGCTGCTGAATTCCTATGAGGAGCTCCGGGGCAGCTGGGGACGTAAACCCCTCCGCTCCTGTCTGAACCTGAAGCAGAGCGCAGATCATGAGCCCGAGCGGAGAGAGAGCACCAAGAGCTCCAAGAGTCAGAAGAAGAAGAGGGTGGTATTTGCTGACATGAAGGGACTCTCGCTGACAGCTGTCCGATTCTTCTCAAAGATCGAGGAGGACCTCTCTGATTTGCAGCACGCCCTGTCAGACCTCGCCTGCTTCCGGCCCAGGCTCCGGGACTCTCACCCTGAATTGGGCAGGTATGTGCTGGACTTCCCACAACCCTCTGCAGACTATGCAACCTTCCGCAGCCGCCTGCTCAGCAACCTGGTCTGCCTGGAGAGCTGCCTGATCCAGGACCGTGCCCTGTCTGGTACAGTGAAGGTGAGAAACATTGAGTATGAGAAGAAAGTCCTGGTCCGCATCACCTTTGATGGCTGGAAGAGCTTCCGAGACATTTCTTGCCAGTACATGCATAGCACGTATGGCTCAGCAGACATGGACACCTTCTCCTTTGAGCTCTCCCTGCCCAAgccctccagctcctgcagggccaCAGAGTTCTGCATCTCCTTCCGCTGTGGGCAGAAGACCCACTGGGACAACAACCAGGGGAAGAACTACAGGATCTACCACATGGGTGTGATCCGCTCACCCTCCCATGCTGTGAAGAGTGCCAAGGGGGCCCGGGAGCACCTCGGCACCTCCCGGGCTGCTGCCCTCGTCCTTTCTCACCTGCAGAGCTGGCGGCATTCAGAGCCCCAAGCCCCGTACTGGTAGGGAGGCTCTTGGGGGGGTGGGCTGTAGGTCCCTTATGTCTCTGCTTTGGTACAAAGGCCCCTGGTGGGAGATGGGgggtggtggcagcagcagcaagtgctgctcccagctctgttaGCTCCTCCACGAATCTGGCTGGCAGTGGTacaagcagctgctgggcttcAAAGCTGGGCCCTGCTGCGTCGTCGGCTGGAAGCCGTTTCAGTGAAATTCGTGCTGGTGCATCCTCAAGGCAGCGCTAGTCTGAGAGTACAGGAGTGACAGCGGGACGAAGCGGGCGGCCCCTGTAGGCCGCTTCCCGTATGAGGCTGCGGCGCGATCAGCAGGGCAAGTGCCTGGCCGACAGGCAGAGGGGGAGTGCTCAGGGCTGTTGCTGTGGAGCTGAGTGGACGTGCAGGCCGCAGGCGGGCGTGGTGGGCGGGACAAGGCCGCTCCGTGCCGCGGTGGGGCGTCTCGGGCCGGCCGCGCTGTCACGAGAGGAAATAAAGTGACGGCACTGTCTGAGTTCGCCTCTGCTTTCGGCGCCGAGGGCGGGGTGGGCGGAGTGCGGCGCCCCCTACCGCCAGGGAGGTGTGCGGCGGTGCTGCGTGCGCGGCCCCGCTGGCGGCGTGCTGACGTCAGCATACGCAGGGCGGAGACGCGGCGTGCACGGCTCGTGGCGGGGGCGGAGCCGGGCCTGGCGGCAGTGGTGGCAGGTGAGTGCGTGAGCGGCGAGGCCCAGCCCGGCGCTCCTCCTCCCCCGCCCTCCTGCTCCGGTCCCGGCCGCGGTCTCCGTCCCTCTGCGGCCGGCGGAGGAGTTGGAGAGGCGGGGCCGGGCCCGAGCCGCCCGCGGACCGTTAACCGGAGCCCGCGTCAGGCAGCGCGGCCTCCTCCGTGGTGCGGGCCGCGCCGTAGCGCCCCCGCGCGTGGTGTAAGCGACCCGGCTCCGGCTCCGGCCCCCGCCGGCAGCCGCTGCCAGCGCGCACAAAGGTCGCCGCCGGCCCCGGCCTTCCCCGGATTCGCTGCTGCCGTGGGCGGTGTCCCGTAGGCCGTAACAAAGCCGCGGGGAGCGCTCCCGGCCACGCCGCACTCGGGTGACCGCGTTGGGTGGAAGGGCACAGCTTCAGTCCCCGAGCGCGGAGCCCGACACGAGGTCGGGGGCTGCCGGACCGTGCCTGCTGCAGTCGGACTGAATTGGGCACCGCACGTGGCTGCCGGTGCGTGGGGCCAGGGCACAGCAGCGACGCAGTACAGGAACGTGGTACTGAGCCCCTCGCGGGGCAGCGTGCAGCCGGGGCCGGTCTAACAGTGACAGCTCTGGCTGATGGACAGTCACACGTGtggctgcagaactgctgctctcAGGAAATAGTTTGTAAAGGCGTCTGCAATGCCAGCAGCTGCAACATGCTGTACATACGGGGGAGCAAAAGGGTATTCCCACCCTCCCCTGCTCCTCTGAGTTCAAGCACTGTTCCATCCCACCCTTAGGCTGACACCGTGCCctctggcagcaggcagagatAGTATCCGGAGGGAGTTCTCCCCTGAGCAGACGCTCCAACCAGTGTTGGCCTCGTGCAGACCTGTTCTGCCGGGTCATCCCCTGCgagggctgcagtgctgtgcgTTGACCTTTGACTGCTCCCCTTGTCCCTGTGAGTTCCACTGTGGCTAATCATCAGCAGTAATTCTCCCCTTGGGCTAACTTCCTGTCATGCATTGTTTGTAAAGCTGCCCTGTGTAAGTGCAGTAGGTGAGCCACGCCCAAGGAACCTGTGTACAGGGGTAGAGGAAATGATTCCTTCCCAGGAATCTGGCACATAGCTGGCTCCCTGAGCTTGGATTCCTGTGAAATGAGAGGTGGTGAGGGCTCTGTCATTCAGAAGGGCTTTCTGCTACTTCATTGGCTCTCTTCCTGTACTTAGGACCTTTAGAGACACTCTCAGCATCCTGTGCTCCAGAGTGGCTCTGGTTGCAGCCAGTCTGAGGTTTGCCTGGGAGGAAGGTGCAGGACATGTGTCTAATGGTATGAGATGGAAGCTGGAGTACCAGTCTGAGTCTGAAGTGTCTCAGGAGCTGCTCAGAGTGATGTGACCTCAGCCTGAGCATTGCCTTCATGGTTTCAGCGCACACTGTCCTTGGCCTCCTGCCACTGACGTCTCTGAGTTGCGTGACTTGCCtgacttcagtttctcttttctcctctagTGCTGGTGGCATGTGAGTGCCTGGTCTACCAAGAAGCCAGCGCACTGTTTGGAGAGCTTTCCAGGGACACGGGTTTCATTTGAGTCAGTTATGACCCTTCAGCAGGAGTGGATGCTAGGGATCTCTGGAATTAATTTTGTTATAGGTGTCATGTGAGGATCTGAGCCACTACCTGTGTCCTGGAAGGTACAATAACATCTCCGCATACAGTAGGCTCCTCCAAGTGCCAACTTCCTCAGTTTCCTCCAATGCAGGATCAGAGATGGACTCCATCTTGGCCCCATGA
Coding sequences within it:
- the LOC110387098 gene encoding protein phosphatase 1 regulatory subunit 3C-B-like, with the translated sequence MPVDLAMRLCLGHSPPIRKLLNSYEELRGSWGRKPLRSCLNLKQSADHEPERRESTKSSKSQKKKRVVFADMKGLSLTAVRFFSKIEEDLSDLQHALSDLACFRPRLRDSHPELGRYVLDFPQPSADYATFRSRLLSNLVCLESCLIQDRALSGTVKVRNIEYEKKVLVRITFDGWKSFRDISCQYMHSTYGSADMDTFSFELSLPKPSSSCRATEFCISFRCGQKTHWDNNQGKNYRIYHMGVIRSPSHAVKSAKGAREHLGTSRAAALVLSHLQSWRHSEPQAPYW